The sequence GAGCGCCCTCTACAGACAGGTACATCTGATCATTGATATTGGGAATGACCTGAACTCTGTTGCTAAACcacaaaaaaagacaagaatAATCCCAGATTTACAGcatgtccaaaccataaaagctttattatagtttattattaataattgtttttagTCAGTATTACATGAAATAGAAATGTTACTGAGTTTCTCACACATCTGTATTTTCTTCTGAAAATCCAGCCAATCAGCTGAAGGCTCCGCCCCCAAACCAGCCCTCCGCAAGACGGTGTCCATCGACGCCAACAAAAAGAAGAAAGGCAAGAAATCGAACGAGGACGCCATGAACAAGGTGTACACCAACCTGCTGAGCAGCGTGTTCGGACAGGTATCTCACACGTCCCTGCATCTCCAGAGAGAATCAGCCCAAAcgtaaaaacattaatgttaacaaaataaaaacatgttctcATGGTTGAGTGAACGTTAAAGAAACATTCTGTTATtgtatcattcttcaaacattatatgaacgttacttttgaatgttctctgaacgttctgaaacaagtaacatttaaaaacgttTCGCATGTTCAGTGCTGTGGGATTTTGCACAGAAATGAGAAGCTGctcagcgtgtgtgtgtgtgtgtgtgtgtgtgtgtgtgtgagcggaTTGACTTGTGCTGTGTGTGTTCAGGGTCAGAGCGTCATGTGTGTGTCGCACGTCTCTTAAACACACGTTATCTCTGCATAATCCCACTCAGACGCTCATAATAATAGCCCATGACGGGGTTCAGTGTCACTCTTCATTTACTCTAACGAGCTTTAACGAGGATTAGTGAAGGACGGACACCAGAGGAAAGTCGTCCTGCTGAGGTTTGATTCATGACTTCActcaggcacacacacacacacacacacacacacacgtgtctCTTTCACTATCGGTGTGTTCATTCTTATAACTGCAACTTTATATGCTGCAGTCCTGAATTGCATgaatacattatctgaactctctGAGCTCATGGATTGCTTTCTCTAAGGCTGTCTCTGCACTACATTCAGCTTCAAGTGTATCAGGCCGAGCTCTCCAGAACATGGACGAGTCTGGACCTGACCGTGAACCAGGCCCTGCACTGCCAAAGCCACTGCCCACATGCATGTCCAGCCTATAGTGCTGGAGCGGAGTTTGGATTTTGGGGATAATAGAACGAGGTTACTCACTCCAATTCACTCACAGACCACCTTTCTTCATGGATGAGATTCACAAACAAAAGTTCCCTTGTCCTCAGAGCCGAAGTTCAGTCTCTGCTGGAAAAAGGCGCTGTGGAGAGAGTTCCCACGGAAGCTTTTATAGCCTTTTCTTCCTCAATCTGAGATGTCTGAATCGCACCCTCATGACACGCCCTTTCAGAACATTAACTATGAAACGAATCCTCATGCAAATCCGCCCCTGGATTGGTTTACATCAGTGGATCTGAAAGACCCTTATTTCATATCCAGATCACAGACTGATCTTGAGATTCACGTTTGAAGGTGTGGCGTACCAATATACAGTCCTTCCATTCAGACTCTCCGTGTACGTTTGAGGCGTGTACACATGTCTCTCTCctctctgagacagatgggaatccacATACTCAAGTACCTTGATGATTAACTGTCGAAACAGGAGCTATGCGTCCACAGATCCTGGAGAACCTCCATCTCCGACTGTGATCTGAGCCTCTCTTCATGCAGCTGATCGAAAGGCTCTTGACTCGAGCGTCCACAAGCTGTCGACTCCAAGATCGGCTTCAGTTCTGCTCTTGTAGCACGGCGCTATTGAATTAAGTTCCCCATAAGAGTCAGCAAAACTGATGCAATGCGAGTGAACCgttatctcagggaaccagggttatgTGGGTAATCATAAAcgttttttgaaaaattatttaaaccTCATATAAACGAATTTAACATAAAACggctcttttttttaatcactaggacacatttctcaatacttagttcactttttcaaaactcttcacacagtgatcacagcaTCGGTCTGAGGATCATTTATCATCGCtcacaaaacacattcagtgaCGACATCTTTCAGTTTCCATCAGTTCTtttctcactcacacacaccacactgtaaaaaaaaatcccagtaaaatttacggtaaaaaaccggcagctgtggttgccagaactttaccgtaaaaaatacagtagcaacgtaaaaaaaaatctgttaaatttacagtaaaataacgtatttcattaactgatataatgttaatttaccaacttaatgaagtactaatatctgttttgtacctttataatacactaacagtcaccaaacacagtggtgatgagagtcacatgatgaatcaaagttcatcacaagctgaggagaacaatactaatatatagaaggtgcacacagtgtcattcacacacacactaaacaccatcatggtaacatgcatgaaatttaaaaatgcaataaacattaatttaacaacattagatgtaacatgaaaccctaatgtacataactgattagaaaaaaatgagaaaaactaagaagaaacagagttatttcaacgaaaatatatcaaatgtgaagtgtcacgcagggaattgtatGAATATCAATTtatggtttttcactgtaaattttacaatgaattgttatttttcacttccaaaaactgttaatttaacggtattttaccataaaattacattaaatgtaccgttagatctattacagttattcaccgtatatagtacggaaactttctgtaaaccaattgacagtttttcactgcagcatttttacagtcttttactgttaaaatcacggtcatttacACAATATACAGGCCAattttttcaaaactgtttaaaatcttgcataatacaaaactgaataagacagaTATTTGCAAAATTTCTACAGTAACACCATATTGAATTATTttcaaaatctaaaaaaatacTATCAAAACAATTAGATTTATCTGAACTCCAGCAGAGATATCCATCTTACAGTTTCATCTTCATCTATACAAAGAATAATTCTGTACAGTAATGTAAACATGCATTCTTGTTCTGTAAAGACATTTTAGAAAAGAAAACACTGTCTAATGCTCCTGTGAGTGATAAAGTGTGTTTGTTGGGAGAAAGctctggaagaatgagttgatttgagactgaatgaagtgttttggtagttttactgcattttgaatgtgaaatgaactgctGTGAAGCTGAAAGTTAGGAgaaagtattgagaaatgtgtgcTAGCGACGTAACTGAATCAAACTGGGTAAAAATGCACAATGAAAAACTAAACGGGAAACTTTTTCCCCAAGActgtttattaatttaatttgcatatttaataatgaataatttgaaTTACAACATGCaaagattaaaaatgtaaatgaaaaacaacaaatatagAGAAAACTAAAAAACTAGAACTTTAATTTGCacatataataattttcatcGTGATGATGTCGTAGTTCAGATATTCTCGGGGTTCAGCTGACACAGCCGTGCCTGAACACAGATTCACAGCCAGATGAAGATCAGTCGCTCTTCTAATAAATCAGAGCGTTAAGAGAAACATTAAAGGAAACAGTGACGAGAGTCTTCTTTGACCCAGAACACGCCACGGAAACTTTAATCCCACTGCGTCCTGACTGACTCAGTGGAAAAAATCACTGTTATTTCAGTacttttatagtttttattaatatttcgaatgagcttttattttgttttcattttaatcttattttaatttttcttaattttattgataatttaattatttaaattatttaattaatttattttttatttcagttttagtttttatgcaATTCCATCTAGTAATTTTAATGCTTCAACTTACACTTATTTCAGCTATTGCTaatacatttctaattttcataaTCTTTTTTCATCTAGTATTTACATTGTAtttaatttcagctttatttcaattaataaacATGTAtacaaatgaatatatattataaatgtgtatCATAAAGATCACCAAAGAAAAGTAATGAGTGTGTAACTGTAACACAAGCATTATTTTCTGTCTGTGTTCGTCAGGAGAGAGAGCTGTCTCAGCCGGAGCTGGATGGTGAGTATCAGAACATCACATCGCAGAtctaaacaacacaccagcgtGACACGAGTCCTGGTTTTCCAGAGCTGTCCGAGGCGTTTAAGGAGTTCGACTACGATCAGGACGGCTATCTGAACTACAAGGATCTGGCCGAGTGCATGAGGACGATGGGATACATGCCCACAGAGATGGAGCTGCTGGAGATCATCCAACAGATCAAGATGAGGCGTGAGTTTGAGCCTGAAcgcacacgtgtgtgtgtgtgtgtgtgtatgatctgGTGTGTTcacatggtgtgtgtgtgtgtgtgttcagtcgGCGGTCTGATGGATTTCGATGACTTCTGTGAGTTAATGGGCCCCAGGATGATGGTGGAGACGGCGGATATGCTCGGACTCAAAGAGATCAAGAGCTCCTTCTGTCAGGTCAGACattcacatctgtcctgttatagcgcatatatataatatagggtgttatttaacattatataatatacactacagttcaaaagtctggggtcagtaagaaattcatacttttattcatcaaggacacattaaactcatcaaaagtgacagtaaagacatttagaatgttacaattgtttcaaataaattttgaactttctgttcatcaaagaatcctgaaacaaaatgtatcagtttcctCTAAAAtactgtttcttgagcatcaaatcatcatatcagaatgatttctgaaggatcatgtgacactgaagactggagtaatgatgctgaaaattcagctttgatcacaggaataaattacactttactatatattcacatagaaaacacaATATACACGTTACACAAATGTGctaaaatagtttttaattgaatttaatgAAAGTATTTCAGTTTGAGCACTGAAAGAACTGTCTGTCTGTGGTCAGTTTGACACTGATGGAGACGGGAAGATCACTCTGGATGAGATGAAGGAGGCCGTGAAGACTCTGCTAGGAGAGAAACTCAAGAAGGGAGAACTGGAGGAGATCCTGAAGGAGCTGGACCTCAACGGAGACGGAACCGTGGATTTCGATGGTGAGGAGATcaacgtcacacacacacacacacacacacacacacacctcatgCTGTTGAACATGATGTTCTCCTGTGTTCCTCCAGAGTTTGTGATGATGCTGTCGATACGATGACACCGTCAGCAGCGGATGATACGGGTTCagacgcacacaaacacacaaacatcagggttttttaaaagtgtgatttaaAAAGTGGCTTGAAAAACAAAATTCATAAATCATGAAAGCTCATCATGGTTATTTCTGTAATGAAAACACATTTCTCTGATTTCATGGATAGATGAGTGACTAATAACTGTTTAAATCTATAAATTCTGAAGATGAGAAATCGCCAAGTAATTTCTGTAAAAGGAATGATATTCATTAGGGAAAAGTGTTctggaaaacaacaaaaacattttttgatatTTAGTTCTACAGTATGTAGATGATCACTGTAATGTTCTGTATGtcacgtgtgtttgtgtgtatagaGATATTTTTCTGCATAGTgtcaaaatatgtattttttcagttttgttaataaacagtaaaactcTAATAAAAAGTCtggatttatatttatataaactttataaaaacactttttctgtggacataaatttattttaaatgagctgAGGACATGAAGAAATCACAGCTATATTCTGTCAaggttctctgaacgttcttccagcaacgttaatagaacgtttgTTCAGCGTTATctagtctttaataatgttctcaaaacatttgcacaaaaatattatttacacatCGTTCATGGAAGGTTTTTTGAGTTGGATGTTCatctaatgttttttaaatgttacttgaTTCAGAACATTCAGAAGTAACGTTCACATAATGTTTGAATGATACAATAACAGAATGTTCTCTTAACGTTCACACAACCaagagaaaaaacatttaacaatACTGGAACGTTTTGAACGTTCaaagaacattcagaaataatataaCTTAATGGCAACGTTGTTCAAACGTTcctagaacatatttttgtcagCTGGAATGATCAGATCATCACTTTGGCTGTTTCTTGTAGTTCTGATTCATTCATGCAGAAAGACACAAAGAGACGGTGTAATGGAAAGAGTCTTAATAAAGCTGATGACCTGTACCAGGAAACACAGCAGAGATGGTCAGATACAGCTGAACTGACGTCAGTGACCGACAGATCAATCTGACCACTGATTCTGTGTAACTGATGaacaaaaacacttttactGCAGTGTTATAATGAGAGCTCTGGACTGCCTGACATACTGCTGGATCAGTAACTCATCATAGTTATAAttagttaaaagtgtgatttgTTCATGGCTCTACAGCAGGAAGAGGGCTGGTAGACTCGCCTGATCGGcctgacgggggcgctacagcGCTCATAAGTACCAGATCACAGGCGTTTGACGCATGCGCAGTTTTGAGAAATCTCTCGCCACGAGAGTTACTTATCTTTgcattctttcatgctagagttgtacaaatgagtgTACTTTTtaacctcttcacacaatctgTCGTCTATGTAGACCTTCACTGTCACTGTAGTCAAAGAGTCTAGAACCCGAGAGGAGAAACTCTGATGCTTTGGGGTAACAGCCACTAGgaggcgctccggtagcgcggcaGACATCATGgggtgaaaaaggacaacagaATCAAATCGGCGAATCTCACTGCCCAATCAGAGGTGCAATAGAAAATTTCTCAACTTCGGTAAATTTTATGacacctacagtaaatgttgtattgtctatCAGTTGTTGAATCCAACTATTACACATCTGAGGTAACATAGTTAGCCTATATACTgagtatttaatttaatgcaacTTTACTtactattaatagtaaattaataaattaataattaatgaagtTAAGATCATCACGTTTGTAGTGTGATCCAGAGgattaaaacatacaatatttcagacctagtaaTATAGTAAATTACTCctctaggtctgaaatatatgttttaacaaacataatgatttaaTAGAACATGATGCATTTCTGTGTCTGTTATCCCATAATCCcataattgtgtttttttgtttacatagtcttgctttaacggacattaatataagacaacactgcaaaaacactTTCTGTCAAGCTATTATATTctgatatatatttattgtccaacattcccaatttttctgatgcatgtccttaatttaatttcatatgttggtaataattcagtgtttataatgctaatacttgaacttcaaagaattttaacccaaactgactgggtttctagagcgcaaaagttttgtgaggaaaaagtctgtaaaataaactgtaaaaaggatttgatgatcgcTAGTGATgtgttggatttcagctttaaacaaaaatcattttttaaacaaagtagCTGATTTTGCCATGGAAAGCAGTGGACTGCTGCCCCAAAAAATggcttcaccccaaaatggctgccaaaacatttgaagtgggcggagccactACTTGCActgtttatacttaaaaacatcaaagaatagtgcacaagtatgcgaattgggacgcactgTATAACTCGTGAacagaatgagatattttcactaCACTCAGCACACCTGTGTAAGAGCTCGTACTGTGGGACACGgcaactggccacttggtggcgctataccaggaaaaaaactgaaaatggctataactacttcaccgttagtccaactgacttgaaaattggcatccAGTGTCTTTGTCTGAAGTGCGATGACTGTCTATAAGG is a genomic window of Megalobrama amblycephala isolate DHTTF-2021 linkage group LG3, ASM1881202v1, whole genome shotgun sequence containing:
- the si:cabz01076231.1 gene encoding calcium-binding protein 2: MAEKAERAPSTDSQSAEGSAPKPALRKTVSIDANKKKKGKKSNEDAMNKVYTNLLSSVFGQERELSQPELDELSEAFKEFDYDQDGYLNYKDLAECMRTMGYMPTEMELLEIIQQIKMRLGGLMDFDDFCELMGPRMMVETADMLGLKEIKSSFCQFDTDGDGKITLDEMKEAVKTLLGEKLKKGELEEILKELDLNGDGTVDFDEFVMMLSIR